One [Clostridium] saccharolyticum WM1 DNA segment encodes these proteins:
- a CDS encoding helix-turn-helix domain-containing protein: MGLSYSDLSLLRFLQKRQRISLSKVALEFQKDEISIRRTIERINLFSHQPLVEIQKGICLSRFSYKEFVDFIQQITMSDYTSSYIERIRVMIVTIFFNGYVNASSLYEHWGLSLTTKKQDTAHLRQLLAGHGLSLLTLKKKGLTIEGDELQLRFLVIDILHPLLEFTAENRIEARYANTPLEKQSYDLAGAYLQPVSRQAVEQLNSFLTEYNLSVNYPSKKFLLLFICIMEIRPVDKSMVFSYRLPLSPLHINFVGGIRENKLYNVAFSMMNFSRSLDFPFDKRLWHTTEQFTEQVVSHLNSPFAIQEEFINELYGYFYREITLNHFHCTFVDKTVENTKGQFSALYETIKKYEVYFKASYNFSFMDEHLSTLTLLVQKHILRNRIVTRQHKKIVVMTSINFERVSFFLEQIKEYVELQWMGTLNINEIHKLKDLDYDHIFCFSSRIYNLLHGQNLPVIRMNFFVDSSDMKILASHGFSTRKHRFLTASFVSEIGGKSESELEAYLKENYGDYFV, translated from the coding sequence ATGGGATTAAGTTACAGTGATTTAAGCCTGCTTCGGTTTCTGCAGAAAAGGCAGCGCATTTCCTTATCAAAGGTGGCCCTGGAGTTTCAAAAGGATGAGATATCCATACGGCGGACCATTGAGCGGATCAACCTTTTCTCCCATCAGCCCTTGGTAGAAATACAAAAGGGCATCTGTTTAAGCCGTTTCAGCTACAAAGAATTTGTGGACTTTATCCAGCAGATCACCATGAGCGACTATACCAGTTCTTACATCGAGCGGATCAGAGTCATGATTGTGACCATTTTTTTCAATGGCTATGTCAATGCTTCTTCCCTGTATGAACATTGGGGTCTTTCCCTGACCACAAAAAAACAGGACACGGCCCATCTCCGCCAACTTTTGGCCGGACACGGCCTGTCCCTTCTGACCTTAAAGAAAAAAGGACTTACCATTGAAGGGGATGAGCTGCAGTTAAGGTTTCTGGTCATTGATATCCTTCATCCCCTGCTGGAGTTTACGGCTGAAAACCGGATTGAAGCCCGCTACGCCAACACCCCCTTAGAAAAACAAAGCTATGATCTGGCCGGTGCCTATTTACAGCCTGTATCCCGCCAGGCAGTGGAGCAGCTGAATTCCTTTTTAACAGAATACAATCTGTCAGTGAATTATCCATCCAAAAAGTTTCTCCTGCTGTTTATCTGCATCATGGAAATCAGGCCCGTTGACAAATCCATGGTTTTTAGCTACCGGCTGCCCCTGTCACCGCTTCATATCAACTTTGTTGGCGGAATCCGGGAGAACAAGCTGTACAATGTGGCTTTCAGCATGATGAACTTCTCCCGCAGCCTGGATTTTCCCTTTGACAAACGGCTTTGGCATACTACTGAACAGTTTACAGAGCAAGTGGTAAGCCATCTAAATAGTCCGTTTGCCATCCAGGAAGAATTCATCAATGAGCTGTACGGCTATTTTTACCGGGAGATCACCCTGAATCATTTTCATTGCACCTTTGTGGATAAGACTGTAGAAAATACGAAAGGGCAGTTTTCAGCCCTGTATGAAACCATCAAAAAATATGAGGTATACTTTAAAGCCTCCTATAATTTTTCATTTATGGACGAGCACCTTTCCACTCTGACCCTGCTGGTGCAAAAGCATATCCTGCGAAACCGTATTGTAACCCGACAGCATAAGAAGATTGTGGTAATGACCAGCATCAATTTTGAACGGGTCAGCTTTTTTTTGGAGCAGATCAAGGAATATGTGGAACTGCAGTGGATGGGCACCCTGAATATAAACGAGATCCATAAGCTGAAAGATCTGGATTATGATCACATTTTCTGCTTCTCATCCCGGATTTATAATCTTCTCCATGGTCAGAACCTTCCTGTCATCCGAATGAACTTTTTTGTGGATAGCAGCGATATGAAAATCCTTGCGTCACACGGCTTTTCCACACGGAAGCATCGTTTTCTGACCGCCAGCTTTGTATCCGAAATCGGCGGGAAAAGTGAGTCTGAATTAGAAGCATATTTAAAGGAAAATTACGGAGATTATTTTGTGTAA